One window of the Pseudomonas sihuiensis genome contains the following:
- a CDS encoding carboxymuconolactone decarboxylase family protein, whose protein sequence is MSDNHDRGVQVRREVMGDAFVDRALGNATEFTQPLQDFVNEHAWGGVWTRSGLPRATRSLITLAALTALKCPQELKGHVRGALNNGCTVEEIRETLLHCAVYAGVPASIDAFRAAQEVIDEYQGNAS, encoded by the coding sequence ATGAGCGACAACCATGATCGTGGCGTGCAGGTGCGCCGTGAGGTGATGGGCGACGCGTTCGTCGACCGCGCCCTGGGCAACGCCACCGAGTTCACCCAGCCGCTGCAGGATTTCGTCAACGAGCATGCCTGGGGCGGCGTGTGGACGCGCAGCGGCCTGCCGCGCGCGACCCGCAGCCTGATCACCCTGGCTGCGTTGACCGCGCTGAAATGCCCGCAGGAACTCAAGGGCCACGTGCGCGGCGCGCTGAACAACGGCTGCACCGTCGAAGAAATCCGCGAAACCCTGCTGCACTGTGCGGTGTATGCCGGCGTGCCGGCCAGCATCGACGCCTTCCGCGCGGCACAGGAAGTGATCGACGAGTACCAGGGCAACGCCTCGTAG
- a CDS encoding calcium/sodium antiporter, which translates to MTLMTYVYLIAGLVLLVAGAEVLVRGAAKLAAQFGIPPLVIGLTVVAFGTSAPETAVSVQSALNGSGDLAIGNVVGSNIANVLLILGVTALVAPLVVSRQLIRLDVPIMIGASLVTFGLAWDGELSRFDGALLFAGVLAYTGFLIYSARKDKGGDDDEFAKEFGLNEAPKPYAWAINLGLIIAGLVLLVVGSNFLVEGAVTLARALGISELVIGLTVVAVGTSLPELATSILAAIKGERDIAVGNIVGSNIFNLLCVLGLASMVAPAAIAVSPNALAFDFPVMIAVAIACLPIFFSGYRINRWEGLLFLGYYVAYTLYLVMFSTGRPLAQTFGDAMIGYALPLTAITLVIIAARAWHRQRGEQV; encoded by the coding sequence ATGACCCTGATGACCTATGTCTACCTGATCGCCGGCCTGGTGCTGCTGGTTGCCGGCGCCGAGGTATTGGTACGTGGCGCCGCCAAGCTGGCCGCACAGTTCGGCATTCCGCCACTGGTAATCGGCCTGACCGTGGTGGCCTTCGGCACCAGCGCGCCGGAAACCGCAGTCAGCGTGCAGTCGGCACTCAATGGCAGCGGCGATCTGGCCATCGGTAACGTGGTCGGCAGCAACATCGCCAACGTGCTGTTGATTCTGGGCGTGACCGCCCTGGTCGCACCGCTGGTCGTCTCACGCCAGCTCATTCGCCTTGATGTGCCCATCATGATCGGCGCCAGCCTGGTCACCTTCGGCCTGGCCTGGGATGGTGAACTGAGCCGTTTCGATGGTGCCTTGCTGTTCGCCGGCGTGCTGGCATACACCGGTTTCCTGATCTACAGCGCGCGCAAGGACAAGGGTGGCGACGATGACGAGTTCGCCAAGGAATTCGGTCTCAACGAGGCACCCAAGCCCTATGCCTGGGCGATCAACCTGGGCCTGATCATCGCCGGTCTGGTACTGCTGGTGGTGGGATCCAACTTCCTGGTCGAAGGCGCCGTGACGCTTGCACGAGCACTGGGGATTTCGGAACTGGTCATCGGCTTGACGGTTGTCGCTGTCGGCACGTCGCTGCCGGAATTGGCCACTTCGATCCTGGCTGCCATCAAAGGCGAGCGCGATATCGCCGTGGGCAATATCGTCGGCAGCAACATCTTCAACCTGCTCTGCGTGCTGGGCCTGGCCTCGATGGTTGCGCCAGCCGCCATCGCAGTATCGCCCAACGCCCTGGCCTTCGATTTCCCGGTGATGATCGCTGTAGCCATCGCCTGCCTGCCGATCTTCTTCAGCGGCTACCGCATCAACCGTTGGGAAGGCTTGCTGTTCCTGGGCTACTACGTGGCCTACACCCTGTATCTGGTGATGTTCAGCACGGGCCGACCGCTGGCTCAGACCTTCGGTGACGCGATGATCGGCTACGCACTGCCGCTTACCGCCATCACCCTGGTGATCATCGCCGCGCGTGCCTGGCACAGACAACGCGGCGAACAGGTGTGA
- a CDS encoding septal ring lytic transglycosylase RlpA family protein: protein MTMRSPDAIREPSLPRIASGLQTWALLGALALLGGCSTFGGGTGSSETGKASYYGDRHHGQRTASGERFDQNALTAAHRTLPFGTRVRVTNLNNERSVVLRINDRGPFVRGRVIDVSRAAAVRLDMLRAGVVPVRVETLD from the coding sequence ATGACGATGCGTAGCCCGGATGCAATCCGGGAACCTTCACTGCCCCGGATTGCATCCGGGCTACAGACATGGGCACTGCTCGGTGCACTCGCCCTGCTCGGCGGCTGCTCTACCTTCGGCGGCGGCACAGGCAGCAGCGAAACCGGCAAGGCCTCCTATTACGGTGACCGCCACCACGGCCAGCGCACCGCCAGCGGCGAACGCTTCGATCAGAACGCGCTGACCGCCGCGCATCGCACCCTGCCGTTCGGCACGCGGGTACGGGTAACCAACCTCAACAACGAGCGCAGCGTGGTGCTGCGCATCAACGACCGCGGCCCCTTCGTGCGCGGTCGCGTCATCGACGTTTCCCGCGCCGCTGCCGTGCGCCTCGACATGCTGCGCGCAGGCGTGGTGCCGGTCAGGGTCGAGACGCTGGACTGA
- the gatB gene encoding Asp-tRNA(Asn)/Glu-tRNA(Gln) amidotransferase subunit GatB produces the protein MQWETVIGLEIHAQLSTQSKIFSASATTFGAEPNTQASLVDLGMPGTLPVLNAEAVRMACQFGLAINAEIAERNVFARKNYFYPDLPKGYQTSQMDHPIVGKGFLDITLEDGTVKRIGITRAHLEEDAGKSLHEDFHGMSGIDLNRAGTPLLEIVSEPDIRSAKEAVAYVKAIHALVRYLGICDGNMAEGSLRCDCNVSVRPKGQAEFGTRAEIKNVNSFRFIEKAINHEVQRQIELIEDGGKVVQETRLYDPNKDQTRSMRSKEEANDYRYFPCPDLLPVVIERSFLDELHAGLPELPPQKRERFESQFGLSSYDASVLSASRELADYFEAVEKTCGDAKLSANWVMGELSSLLNKEGLEIEQSPVSAEQLGGMILRIKDNTISGKIAKMVFEALAAGEGASADEIIEKKGLKQVTDSGAIEAMLDEVLAANAEQVEQYRASDEAKRGKMFGFFVGQAMKASKGKANPGQVNELLKKKLEG, from the coding sequence ATGCAATGGGAAACCGTGATCGGGCTCGAGATTCACGCTCAGCTCAGCACCCAGTCGAAGATTTTCTCGGCCAGCGCCACCACCTTTGGCGCCGAGCCCAACACCCAGGCCAGCCTGGTCGACCTCGGCATGCCCGGCACCCTGCCGGTGCTGAATGCCGAAGCCGTGCGCATGGCCTGCCAGTTCGGCCTGGCGATCAACGCCGAGATTGCCGAACGCAACGTCTTCGCGCGCAAGAACTACTTCTACCCGGACCTGCCCAAGGGCTACCAGACCAGCCAGATGGATCACCCCATCGTCGGCAAGGGCTTCCTCGACATCACCCTCGAAGACGGCACCGTCAAGCGCATCGGCATCACCCGTGCGCACCTGGAAGAGGACGCTGGCAAGAGCCTGCACGAAGACTTCCACGGCATGAGTGGCATCGACTTGAACCGCGCCGGCACGCCGCTGCTGGAGATCGTTTCCGAGCCGGACATCCGTTCGGCCAAGGAAGCCGTGGCCTATGTGAAGGCCATTCACGCACTCGTCCGTTACCTGGGCATCTGCGACGGCAACATGGCCGAAGGCTCGCTGCGCTGCGACTGCAACGTGTCGGTGCGCCCGAAGGGCCAGGCCGAATTCGGCACCCGCGCCGAGATCAAGAACGTCAACTCCTTCCGCTTCATCGAGAAAGCCATCAACCATGAAGTGCAGCGCCAGATCGAGCTGATCGAGGACGGCGGCAAGGTGGTGCAGGAAACCCGCCTGTACGATCCCAACAAGGATCAGACCCGCTCCATGCGCAGCAAGGAAGAAGCCAACGACTACCGTTACTTCCCCTGCCCGGACCTGCTGCCGGTGGTGATCGAGCGCAGCTTCCTCGACGAACTGCACGCCGGCCTGCCCGAGCTGCCGCCGCAAAAGCGCGAGCGCTTCGAAAGCCAGTTCGGCCTGTCCAGCTACGACGCCAGTGTGCTCAGCGCCAGCCGTGAGCTGGCCGATTACTTCGAGGCAGTGGAGAAGACCTGCGGCGATGCCAAGCTGTCGGCCAACTGGGTGATGGGCGAGCTGTCCAGCCTGCTCAACAAGGAAGGCCTGGAGATCGAGCAGTCGCCGGTGTCCGCCGAGCAACTGGGCGGCATGATCCTGCGCATCAAGGACAACACCATCAGCGGCAAGATCGCCAAGATGGTTTTCGAAGCCCTGGCGGCCGGTGAAGGCGCCAGCGCCGACGAGATCATCGAGAAAAAGGGCCTCAAGCAGGTCACCGATTCCGGCGCCATCGAGGCGATGCTCGACGAAGTGCTGGCCGCCAACGCAGAGCAGGTCGAACAGTACCGCGCCAGCGATGAAGCCAAGCGCGGCAAGATGTTCGGCTTCTTCGTCGGCCAGGCCATGAAAGCCTCCAAGGGCAAGGCCAACCCGGGGCAAGTGAACGAACTGCTGAAGAAGAAGCTCGAAGGCTGA